A genomic region of Streptosporangium lutulentum contains the following coding sequences:
- a CDS encoding CGNR zinc finger domain-containing protein → MTHPSDLVCDFVNTYDVESGSDTVSSPATLAAWLHRRGLVGPDDTARDEDLAVAVDLRETLRVALRHNHDREPVSPHTFPAFPLRVSLTADGPVLEPVEAGVPGGLARIAAAVMGVRADGMWPRLKVCTESTCQWAFIDSSKNRSRSWCSMKVCGNRTKTRAYRARRQAETG, encoded by the coding sequence ATGACCCATCCCTCCGATCTGGTGTGCGACTTCGTGAACACCTATGACGTCGAGAGCGGCAGCGACACCGTGTCCTCTCCCGCCACGCTGGCCGCGTGGCTCCACAGGCGGGGCCTGGTCGGGCCTGACGACACCGCCCGCGACGAGGACCTCGCCGTGGCCGTCGACCTCCGCGAGACCCTGCGCGTGGCGCTCCGCCACAACCACGACCGCGAACCGGTCTCCCCCCACACGTTCCCCGCGTTCCCCCTGAGGGTCTCCCTGACGGCCGACGGGCCGGTTCTGGAGCCGGTCGAGGCCGGGGTGCCGGGCGGGCTGGCGAGGATCGCCGCGGCCGTGATGGGCGTGCGCGCGGACGGGATGTGGCCGAGGCTGAAGGTGTGCACGGAGAGCACCTGTCAGTGGGCGTTCATCGATTCGTCGAAGAACCGTTCGCGTTCCTGGTGTTCGATGAAGGTCTGCGGCAACCGCACCAAGACAAGGGCATATCGGGCACGACGGCAAGCGGAGACGGGTTGA
- a CDS encoding GNAT family N-acetyltransferase, with amino-acid sequence MADVGVRAARREDVAAVTGTQIRAWKFGYREFLPEGPLEQMTGPAAESMWQRQWDEAISFPPTPRHRVLVAVEQVLLDTDAFPALGPGGIEAVAAMAGAEKIAGLASHAPAEDPDLDLTITGELLTFLIDPDYVRRGHGSRLLNATIDYLRDDGYRTVVTWVFADNYAVRGFLESAGWGVDGAERVLDMGRSVRMIRLATDIS; translated from the coding sequence ATGGCAGACGTAGGCGTGCGGGCGGCTCGGCGCGAGGATGTCGCCGCGGTGACGGGCACCCAGATCCGCGCGTGGAAATTCGGCTATCGGGAGTTCCTTCCCGAAGGACCACTCGAGCAGATGACCGGCCCGGCAGCCGAGAGCATGTGGCAACGGCAGTGGGACGAGGCGATCTCCTTCCCCCCCACCCCGCGGCATCGGGTGCTGGTGGCCGTGGAGCAGGTCCTCCTCGACACGGACGCCTTCCCCGCGCTCGGTCCCGGCGGGATCGAGGCCGTGGCGGCGATGGCGGGTGCCGAGAAGATCGCGGGCCTCGCCTCGCACGCACCGGCGGAGGATCCCGACCTCGACCTCACCATCACCGGCGAGCTGCTCACCTTCCTGATCGACCCGGACTACGTCCGGCGCGGACACGGCAGCAGGCTCCTCAACGCCACGATCGACTACCTTCGTGACGACGGCTACCGCACTGTCGTGACCTGGGTGTTCGCCGACAACTACGCCGTGCGAGGCTTTCTGGAGTCGGCCGGGTGGGGTGTGGACGGCGCCGAGCGGGTCCTCGACATGGGCCGGTCGGTGCGCATGATCCGCCTGGCCACCGACATCAGCTAG
- a CDS encoding 1,4-dihydroxy-2-naphthoate polyprenyltransferase — translation MATPSQWIAGARPRTLPAAVVPVAIGTGVAIGYDGAVWWRALLALFVALALQVGVNYANDYSDGVRGTDDDRVGPMRLVGSGAAAPRQVLAAALGCFLAAAVAGLVLVVVTGAWWLLLVGAAAIAAAWFYTGGRSPYGYRALGEVSVFVFFGLVAVTGTTFVQLEYLPWPALAAAIPAGLLACALLMVNNLRDIVTDGPSGKRTMAVVLGDSRTRVLYTFCLLLPLVIALALALWHPFAALAVLTAPLALAPVKAVREGATGPALIATLQQTGRFQLLYGLLFAIGLALL, via the coding sequence ATGGCCACCCCGAGCCAGTGGATCGCCGGAGCACGTCCGCGCACCCTCCCCGCCGCCGTCGTGCCCGTCGCCATCGGCACCGGAGTCGCGATCGGATACGACGGGGCGGTGTGGTGGCGGGCTCTGCTCGCCCTGTTCGTGGCGCTCGCCCTGCAGGTCGGCGTGAACTACGCCAACGACTACAGCGACGGTGTGCGCGGCACCGACGACGACCGGGTCGGCCCGATGCGCCTGGTCGGCTCGGGTGCCGCGGCGCCCCGTCAGGTCCTCGCCGCCGCCCTCGGCTGCTTCCTGGCCGCCGCGGTGGCGGGGCTGGTGCTGGTCGTGGTCACCGGGGCCTGGTGGCTGCTCCTGGTCGGCGCGGCGGCGATCGCCGCGGCCTGGTTCTACACCGGCGGCCGGTCGCCCTACGGCTACCGCGCGCTCGGTGAGGTCTCGGTGTTCGTGTTCTTCGGCCTGGTCGCGGTGACGGGCACCACGTTCGTACAGCTCGAATACCTGCCCTGGCCGGCCTTGGCGGCCGCGATCCCGGCGGGCCTGCTGGCCTGCGCGCTGTTGATGGTCAACAACCTGCGCGACATCGTGACCGACGGTCCGTCCGGGAAACGCACCATGGCCGTGGTCCTCGGCGACAGCCGCACCCGCGTCCTCTACACCTTCTGCCTGCTCCTGCCGCTCGTCATCGCCCTGGCCCTGGCGCTGTGGCACCCGTTCGCGGCACTGGCCGTGCTCACCGCGCCGCTCGCCCTCGCCCCGGTGAAAGCCGTCAGGGAGGGCGCCACCGGCCCCGCGCTGATCGCCACGCTCCAGCAGACCGGCCGCTTCCAGCTCCTGTACGGCCTGCTGTTCGCCATCGGCCTGGCTCTCCTCTGA
- a CDS encoding GNAT family N-acetyltransferase, which translates to MTSARFTDTGEVRWARPEELAGLAAVEVAADGVFAQVGITFPPGTTMIEETDDPSRVLVAGTPPAGFAMFGWVDGALHLDQLAVHPDHGRRGIGGRLLEAVCDHATSAGAAAVTLTTFRDVPWNGPWYAQRGFAVLDPAEWGPELVALVEHERELGIELAPRVVMRRVLL; encoded by the coding sequence ATGACGAGTGCTCGATTCACGGACACGGGCGAGGTCCGCTGGGCGCGGCCGGAGGAGCTGGCCGGGCTGGCGGCGGTGGAGGTCGCCGCTGACGGGGTCTTCGCACAGGTGGGGATCACCTTCCCGCCGGGGACCACGATGATCGAGGAGACCGACGACCCGTCACGGGTTCTGGTGGCGGGGACCCCGCCGGCGGGGTTCGCCATGTTCGGCTGGGTCGACGGGGCACTCCACCTCGACCAGCTCGCCGTCCATCCCGATCACGGGAGGCGGGGCATCGGGGGGCGTCTGCTGGAGGCGGTCTGCGATCACGCGACCTCGGCGGGCGCCGCCGCCGTGACGCTGACGACGTTTCGGGACGTGCCCTGGAACGGGCCGTGGTACGCGCAGCGCGGTTTCGCCGTGCTGGACCCGGCGGAATGGGGTCCCGAGCTGGTGGCACTGGTGGAGCACGAGCGGGAGCTGGGCATCGAGCTCGCGCCCCGCGTCGTGATGCGCAGGGTCCTTCTCTGA
- a CDS encoding ArsR/SmtB family transcription factor: MAADHTGDACTTGELAQAWELSPPEVSRHLAVLRRAGLLTARRHGRYVRYTLNLPDLTALGADLLTAVLR, encoded by the coding sequence ATGGCTGCCGACCACACCGGGGATGCGTGCACCACCGGTGAGCTGGCCCAGGCCTGGGAACTTTCACCCCCGGAGGTTTCCCGCCACCTCGCTGTCCTGCGCCGCGCGGGCCTGCTCACGGCCCGGCGGCACGGTCGTTACGTCCGTTACACCCTCAATCTCCCCGATTTGACGGCGCTGGGCGCCGACCTGCTGACGGCCGTACTGCGCTGA
- the dapB gene encoding 4-hydroxy-tetrahydrodipicolinate reductase — MIRVGVLGARGRVGIEVCKAVEAADDLELVAAVDKDDPLEGLTGSEVVVDFTHPDVVMGNLEWCISHGIHPVVGTTGFDAGRLATVRGWLDANPGTNALIAPNFGIAAVLMMHFAQQAARYFDSVEIVELHHPNKADAPSGTARRTAELVAEARRKAGAGPMPDATSTELDGARGASVDDVRVHSVRLAGLIAHQEVLLGGDGELLTIRHDTMNRSSFTPGVLLGVRRVGELSGLTVGLEHLLDL; from the coding sequence GTGATCAGGGTTGGAGTTCTCGGCGCCCGCGGGCGTGTCGGTATCGAAGTGTGCAAGGCCGTCGAGGCGGCGGACGATCTGGAGCTGGTCGCGGCCGTCGACAAGGACGACCCGCTCGAAGGGCTCACGGGCTCCGAGGTGGTGGTGGACTTCACCCACCCCGACGTGGTCATGGGCAACCTCGAATGGTGCATCTCCCACGGGATCCACCCCGTGGTCGGCACCACGGGCTTCGACGCCGGGCGTCTGGCGACCGTCAGGGGCTGGCTGGACGCCAACCCCGGCACCAACGCGCTGATCGCGCCCAACTTCGGCATCGCGGCGGTGCTGATGATGCACTTCGCCCAGCAGGCCGCCCGCTACTTCGACTCCGTCGAAATCGTCGAGCTGCACCACCCGAACAAGGCCGACGCCCCTTCCGGCACCGCTCGCCGTACGGCTGAGCTGGTCGCCGAGGCGCGGCGCAAGGCCGGGGCCGGGCCGATGCCCGACGCGACCAGCACGGAGCTGGACGGGGCCCGTGGCGCCTCCGTGGACGACGTCCGGGTGCACTCGGTGCGGCTGGCCGGGCTGATCGCCCACCAGGAGGTCCTCCTGGGCGGAGACGGGGAGCTCCTCACGATCCGCCACGACACCATGAACCGCTCCTCGTTCACCCCGGGCGTGCTCCTGGGCGTGCGCCGCGTCGGCGAGCTTTCCGGCCTGACCGTCGGCCTGGAGCACCTCCTCGACCTGTAG